From the Manihot esculenta cultivar AM560-2 chromosome 14, M.esculenta_v8, whole genome shotgun sequence genome, the window CATACAAAGCAATCCAGCTTTGCTTCATGGGCTCTTCAACATGGGTTCTTCATCGTGTATTATGGAGAACAATGGAAGTTCCAGTGGGAGTTACAGTGGGGGATATCTGGGACATGGAACGGGAGTTGCTTCAAATTCTTCAGGGTCTAACGCAGTGGGATCAGCCGAGGAACTGGCTCTTGTTAAGGTGGATTATGATATGCCTTCAGGAAGCTATGGCAGCTGGTCTGGTGACTCAGTTCAAGGATCAAATCCAGCTTTTTTTACAATGTGGAATGACTGACTGAAACATTAATTCGATAATTAATATTGAAGAGCGGAGCTGTCATATGCTTTTTTACTATTCAGATTGAGCATCAGGAGATGATTATTTTCCGATTGAAAACCCTAAATAGGTAGGCCTCATTTGATAAGGTGATATAAGTTAGGGTTTTTAATATGGGTGAAAAAGACGACCCAAATTTTGTATGCAAAAATATCCATCTTCTTCAGTAGTTATAAAGTTCTATTTATTCACCCAATTTGTCCACTCTTAGATTTATGTATGATATTCGATTTTAAAGTCAGTtagtaaattgatataataaattaattcaacaATAAATATGATTAGAGTCAGAGAATAGTTCATTAACATGACAAAAAggaatataaaatttgaattcgtACTTCTCTCTATCACTAAACTAATACTTGAAATAGAAGTTTTCTAATAATAGAATTACTcaatggaagaaaaaaaaaaacaaatttttaaatctgCGCCTTCAGCAATAATAGCACGTTACAAATTCAAAAGCGCGTGTTCGAGACATATGATTGTAACTTTCCGGTTTTTATTTCAATCAAAACCAAGTCTCTGCGAATTGAATTGATTACCTCATCGGTTCaagcaaattaaattttaatgtgcGCTGAAAGTGGGTTTTCAGTTTGATCCTACTCGACTATTAATCAACCAATTTTTCAGGAAGAAAGATGCAAATATGAAATTAGAAAGTAGCAATTGCAACCATAACAGGGATTCAGCGATAAGCAGATATAATTCCATGAAAGccataatttaaatttacaaaGCTGCGCATATTAGCGTTCACGGACGACTTCCATATATTATCTAAGAATTCCAACAAGCCATTTTGGACGATTACCAGCAAACTGCCATATGAAACAGGATGATGCGTTACAAAACTAAGTACCTAACCACGACAAAGTCCATCAAACCAGCACAGATTTAGACTCAAAAACACTGGAGCCAACATATAAACTCTCGCCAATCACAAGACATAGAGTTCTTCATATTGCAGAGAGATGTCCGATGCTGCCTTGCTTCTCCCATAACAACAATGCAGATGGACACCTGCTAAGATACTTGGCCAACCCAGAACCCCCAAAGACAAAATGATCATCAACTTCCAGGACATGAAACTTCACTCAGTTTGATCTTCAGATCTTATCAAGCTTCTCTGCCTTGACAATGGGGTTGGCTTTAGCTATAGCCTGACGTGCAGCACTGTGATAATCAAATGGGCAGTCATGTTTGTCCGAGTAGCGATGAGATGCACAGAAAAAGTTGCCACATCGACACTTGAACCCTGTTAAACCAACTCGTTTCTTGCAAGTGCCGCACCGACTTGGACCCTCCTTTGGCTTTGCCTCAACACTCTCCCCCAACCCAGAAGCACAAGAAGGCTGCACAGAGATGGTATTTGGCTGCACTGTGTTGACGTGAACATCAACAGCTTCAACAACAACAACAGGTTGTTCCACATTGTTGCTTGCTGATCCATTAACTATATTTCCAGTAGGTGTTGCAGCGAGCTTAGCCTGCTCCTTTTTCAACAGCATATCTTTGTGGCACTTTGAACACAAGTTCATCGTGGCTGCACTTCCAAAGAAGCCACAATTGTTAACACACAAAATCGGGCGTTCAGGAGGAGCTTGACATCCTGTCTCATCATGGTCCATCTTTTAGTTGTCCTGCACCAAAACCATAGAATAATGAATATCAAGCACATACGAAAACAAACATGCCAGAGAGAATGTCTGAAGGCCTCATCCAAATACTAATAAGACAAACCTTGCAAATTTCTTAACGGATGTGTAACTACCCT encodes:
- the LOC110631379 gene encoding zinc finger A20 and AN1 domain-containing stress-associated protein 8 — protein: MDHDETGCQAPPERPILCVNNCGFFGSAATMNLCSKCHKDMLLKKEQAKLAATPTGNIVNGSASNNVEQPVVVVEAVDVHVNTVQPNTISVQPSCASGLGESVEAKPKEGPSRCGTCKKRVGLTGFKCRCGNFFCASHRYSDKHDCPFDYHSAARQAIAKANPIVKAEKLDKI